Proteins encoded in a region of the Halostella limicola genome:
- a CDS encoding glycosyltransferase family 4 protein, which yields MREKNDTVDQNVLVISEHSNPDKIKRHIEPLATVADRTKMVCLTPNENVEIQYQKVPTFGFRMLGIILIFFEAFKDAVTNDYDLVVSFSLFPYGMYALLIGNISKTPTHLGILGADLDVHAQSWYRIFPKTVFRQFGSLSVLGTEHKSQLTQYGVPIENIFILTNAIDTEKYNPKRKKEVVYDFVWSGRFAPEKDPLLFIHAIKELRERGYNVQAVMLGSGELEKSVRAVIEEYKLSDSVTLPGWINEPVEFYSKSSIFVLTSKREALGLSLLESMAMGLACITPSIGNIPDIATNEENVLLVDNRDLSDFVEAMERLLTDEELRNTLEENAISVGQSFSYESAEQDWEDIISYTI from the coding sequence GTGAGAGAAAAGAACGATACAGTTGACCAAAATGTCTTAGTCATCTCCGAGCATTCCAACCCTGACAAGATCAAGCGCCACATAGAACCATTAGCAACAGTTGCTGACAGAACTAAAATGGTCTGCCTTACTCCCAATGAGAATGTTGAAATACAGTATCAAAAAGTACCAACATTTGGTTTTAGAATGCTAGGGATAATTCTAATCTTCTTTGAAGCTTTTAAAGATGCCGTGACCAACGATTATGATCTTGTAGTGTCTTTCTCTCTTTTTCCCTATGGCATGTATGCTCTGCTCATAGGCAATATATCAAAAACACCGACTCACTTAGGTATCCTTGGAGCTGATTTGGATGTTCATGCCCAATCATGGTATCGAATATTCCCAAAAACTGTATTCCGACAATTTGGTTCCCTGTCAGTACTCGGAACAGAACATAAATCTCAGCTCACCCAATATGGGGTACCGATAGAAAATATATTTATCCTCACTAATGCGATCGATACTGAAAAATATAACCCTAAGAGGAAGAAAGAAGTGGTATACGACTTTGTATGGTCAGGACGTTTTGCGCCTGAAAAGGATCCTCTGTTGTTTATTCACGCAATTAAGGAACTACGAGAACGAGGATATAATGTTCAAGCAGTAATGCTTGGAAGCGGAGAGTTGGAAAAGTCCGTTCGAGCAGTCATAGAAGAGTATAAGCTCTCGGATAGTGTTACTCTGCCTGGTTGGATTAACGAACCCGTAGAATTCTATTCAAAATCAAGTATATTTGTACTGACGTCAAAGCGAGAGGCTCTGGGACTTTCACTCTTGGAATCAATGGCTATGGGACTTGCCTGTATAACACCATCTATCGGAAACATTCCAGATATTGCGACTAATGAGGAAAATGTATTACTGGTTGATAACCGTGACCTATCGGACTTTGTGGAGGCTATGGAACGTCTTCTCACGGATGAAGAATTACGCAACACGCTTGAAGAGAA